Proteins found in one Micropterus dolomieu isolate WLL.071019.BEF.003 ecotype Adirondacks linkage group LG10, ASM2129224v1, whole genome shotgun sequence genomic segment:
- the thbd gene encoding thrombomodulin — protein sequence MKDVTGLLVVVLTSLMGQAGGIEPNSGYCIGNQCFAVFQDPSDFTTAQDQCMDQDGHLMTVRSSVSNDILLILLGNFTGRFWIGLHLTTGCPDAAAKLRGFQWVTKDSESDFNNWTPSFDSSCSSHRCVSVSREDEFKWIQEPCVGDAAGFLCEYSFGESCKSLAVADGESVTYRTPMGFGGEGVLSLPPGSTAIRMPARIKYVCSSEQWLQAPWSCEINNGGCEYKCAAGPKHVFSCSCPPGQAVNPTNKVTCEVATEDPCLPLRCAHDCLKSGDSYACVCDHGFMLAQDGRSCVDFDDCMDKRQCPGENFQCVNTVGGFHCACKEGYKLTGGLCIDMDQCMSAPCEHICVDTPGSYECACHEGYKADPKSPNKCKLHCDEDECAAECDPNDSTQCFCPDGYLLDERDDGSFCIDIDECSGNYCDQGCKNTFGSYVCTCLPGYTLVDQYKCVKNGDHTDTNELEGTEVTTTPNIPTTPPVPYPGPTRQPSAVTVGGLVGIIVCTVFVIVLVVFLVHRIANGGGKTESAGELKAPEGEAHGLHQVTSDA from the coding sequence ATGAAGGACGTTACGGGACTGTTAGTCGTTGTGTTGACTTCCCTGATGGGACAAGCCGGCGGGATAGAGCCGAATAGCGGGTACTGCATCGGGAACCAGTGTTTTGCTGTGTTCCAAGATCCTAGCGATTTCACGACGGCGCAGGATCAATGCATGGATCAAGATGGCCACTTGATGACAGTGCGCTCGTCTGTGTCAAATGATATTCTTTTAATCTTGTTGGGGAACTTTACGGGGCGGTTCTGGATCGGCTTACATCTAACGACCGGCTGTCCAGACGCTGCTGCTAAGctgagaggcttccagtggGTGACCAAAGACAGCGAAAGTGACTTTAACAACTGGACGCCAAGTTTTGACAGCAGCTGTTCTTCCCATCGCTGCGTCTCAGTTTCTCGAGAGGACGAGTTTAAATGGATCCAGGAACCGTGCGTTGGAGATGCTGCCGGGTTCCTCTGTGAGTACAGCTTCGGTGAGTCGTGCAAAAGTCTTGCGGTTGCAGACGGCGAGTCTGTCACCTACAGGACCCCCATGGGGTTTGGAGGCGAGGGTGTGCTGTCTTTGCCCCCTGGTAGCACCGCTATCCGGATGCCAGCTAGGATTAAATACGTCTGCAGCTCCGAACAGTGGCTGCAGGCGCCTTGGAGCTGCGAGATAAACAACGGTGGATGCGAGTACAAATGCGCAGCAGGCCCCAAACATGTGTTCTCCTGCAGCTGCCCACCGGGGCAAGCCGTCAACCCTACAAATAAAGTCACCTGCGAAGTGGCCACAGAGGACCCGTGCCTGCCCCTGCGGTGCGCGCACGACTGCCTCAAGAGCGGAGACTCGTACGCGTGCGTGTGTGACCACGGTTTTATGCTGGCGCAGGACGGCAGATCGTGCGTGGACTTCGACGACTGTATGGACAAGCGGCAGTGTCCCGGGGAGAACTTCCAGTGCGTCAACACCGTCGGCGGGTTTCACTGCGCTTGTAAGGAAGGATACAAGTTGACCGGCGGCCTGTGCATCGATATGGACCAGTGCATGTCCGCTCCATGTGAGCACATCTGTGTCGACACTCCGGGTAGCTACGAGTGCGCTTGTCATGAAGGATATAAAGCGGACCCGAAGTCGCCGAATAAGTGTAAACTCCACTGTGATGAGGACGAATGCGCCGCCGAGTGCGACCCGAATGACAGCACGCAGTGCTTCTGCCCCGACGGCTATTTATTAGACGAAAGGGATGACGGTTCATTTTGCATTGACATCGATGAGTGCTCCGGGAATTATTGTGATCAAGGCTGCAAAAACACATTCGGTAGCTATGTGTGCACATGCCTTCCAGGATATACACTAGTTGATCAATACAAGTGCGTGAAAAACGGTGATCATACGGACACAAATGAGCTGGAGGGCACCGAGGTGACCACGACCCCCAACATCCCCACAACACCACCTGTGCCGTACCCAGGTCCAACAAGGCAACCCTCAGCGGTGACAGTGGGGGGTCTTGTGGGGATTATAGTGTGCACCGTCTTTGTTATTGTGTTGGTGGTTTTTCTGGTTCATCGCATCGCAAACGGCGGAGGGAAGACGGAGAGCGCCGGAGAACTGAAAGCTCCGGAGGGCGAAGCTCACGGTTTACATCAAGTGACGAGTGACgcttga